One genomic segment of Leptospira sp. WS92.C1 includes these proteins:
- a CDS encoding helix-turn-helix domain-containing protein, with protein MGEHYPYIKFFADIIDSGVWGGLSSAAKTLYLVLLKFSDQHFKPVWPSTEILLKLTGFKTKKSIIQGKRDLIQAGLLQVTPGTGHTSSRYYFCFNYKGSKIPPQGYTRGYSGGGAWEPPGGEDGKPQGMREGNPNHINITITNNQNQEPEKKKAPLSLSSIEEKYGAPVLSEALGIAKERGMEGNLRYVNGICKNLTDTKGQTMPEFKQNSASYNGKDPTWKGFLLWAREKLTRSSAEILEQIQVEPDGRTLCILNSVPEPLQMIITKYFTEEIRPPILVIFSAKTEENRTISSKY; from the coding sequence ATGGGCGAGCATTATCCATACATCAAATTTTTTGCGGATATCATCGATTCCGGTGTCTGGGGCGGCCTATCTTCGGCCGCAAAAACTCTATATTTGGTCCTGCTTAAATTTAGCGACCAGCATTTTAAGCCAGTATGGCCTAGCACAGAAATTCTACTCAAACTAACTGGCTTTAAAACCAAAAAATCAATCATACAAGGAAAACGTGATTTGATTCAAGCCGGGCTTTTGCAGGTCACACCCGGAACCGGGCATACGAGCTCGCGATACTATTTCTGCTTTAACTACAAAGGTTCCAAAATTCCACCTCAGGGGTATACCAGGGGATACTCAGGAGGTGGGGCTTGGGAACCCCCGGGGGGTGAAGACGGGAAGCCTCAGGGGATGAGAGAGGGAAACCCAAACCATATCAATATAACTATAACCAACAATCAAAATCAAGAACCAGAAAAAAAGAAGGCGCCTTTGAGTTTGTCGTCCATAGAAGAAAAATACGGAGCCCCTGTTTTATCAGAGGCTCTTGGAATTGCTAAAGAAAGAGGAATGGAAGGAAACTTGCGATATGTAAACGGCATTTGCAAAAATCTCACAGATACAAAAGGGCAAACGATGCCCGAATTTAAGCAAAATTCTGCGAGCTACAACGGAAAAGATCCGACCTGGAAGGGTTTTTTACTATGGGCACGAGAAAAATTAACTCGATCCAGTGCTGAAATTTTAGAACAAATCCAAGTGGAACCGGATGGAAGAACTCTCTGTATCTTGAATTCCGTACCCGAACCCCTGCAGATGATCATTACAAAGTACTTCACAGAGGAAATCCGTCCTCCGATATTGGTTATATTTTCCGCAAAAACTGAAGAAAATCGAACTATTTCCTCTAAATATTAA